From Treponema sp. OMZ 787:
CGAATGGTTTACACTCTTAGCTATTCTTGCAGCATTTGTAATTCAGATCTTTACAGGTTCAATGCCCCTCGGAGGTCTTGCCGGTATCTTAATCTTAATGATTACACGCGTTATCAAGGTTAATGAAGTCGATAACATAATGGCAGAAGGTATCAAACTCATGGGCTTTATCGCCTTTGTTATGCTCGTTGCAGCCGGTTTTGCCGAAGTTATCAAGGCAACAAAGGGTGTTGATGCTCTTGTAGTTTCAAGTGCCAACCTCATAGGCGGAAGCAAGCTGCTCGGTGCTATTATAATGCTCTTAATCGGTCTCGGTATTACCATGGGTATCGGAACGTCTTTCGGTACAATCCCGATTATCGCAACCATCTATGTTCCTCTCGGTATAAAGTTAGGATTCAGCCCTGCCGCTATTGTTTGCTTACTCGGTACAGCAGGAGCCTTGGGCGATGCAGGATCCCCCGCATCAGACTCAACCCTCGGACCTACAGCCGGTCTTAATGCAGACGGTCAGCATGACCATATTTGGGACACCTGTGTTCCGACATTCTTGCACTATAATATTCCGTTAATCATCTTCGGAACAATAGCTGCAATGTTCCTGTAAAAATTTAAACAGCCTTAAAAAATATTAATTTTGAAAGCTGTTTGATTTAATTTGAAAAACACCTCCGTATTTATGCGGAGGTGTTTTTTTTCTATGTTCTACACGCCTTGAATTCAAAAAGAATCTAAAGTATAATCTGAGAAAAATTTTTGCGGGGGGATTATTATGAAGTTAAAAGACCTTGATCTTTATTTTACTGAATTATTAAACATAGATGACTTTGCATCTCAGGATTTGTCGCAAAACGGCGTTCAAGTGCAAAACAGCGGAAAAGAAATAAAAAAAGTTGCCTTTGCTGTGGATGCCTGTCTTCAATCGATAAAGGAAGCCGCCGAGCGGAAGGCCGATATGCTTTTTGTCCACCACGGTCTTTTATGGAGCCGCTCTTTAAGGATTATGGGAAATCATTATCACAGGATAAAGGCTCTTTTGGACAATGATATTGTGCTTTATGCCGTTCACCTTCCCCTCGATGCTCATCCTCTTTACGGTAACAATATCGGTCTTGCCCGCCGCCTTGAGCTTGAAAACTTAAAAGAGTTCGGAATGTACAGGGGTATAAACATAGGCCTTTACGGCAGCCTTCCTGTAAAGCAGGGTTCTGAAGAAGGCTTGGAGATAGACGAGATTGTAAATAAGCTTTTTCCCCAAGGAGAAAAACCTGCAAACATTCTTCCCTTCGGACCTAAAAAGATTAAAACCGTCGGAGTCATTTCGGGAGGAGCCGCCTCTGAAATAGATGATGCCATAGCCTTAGGACTCGACTTATATATCACGGGCGAAATAGAACACATTACCTATCACAATGCCCTCGAAAACAGAATAAATGTTATTGCAGGCGGGCATTACCAAACGGAAACCGTAGGCGTTCAATTGGTTGCAAAAAAGCTTGAAATTGATACAAACCTCGAAACCTGTTTTATAGATATTCCGACAGGTTTTTAAATTTTTAGAATTAGGATGAGTTTAAGCTGAATATGAAAGAAAATAAAAAGCGCATTTTAATTTTAGGCGCAGGGCTCATGCAGGGGCCTGCAATCAGGGCCGCAAAGGAATTGGGCTGCGAGGTCATCGCAGTCGACGGAAACCCGAATGCGGTTTGTGCAAAAGAGGCCGACAAATTTTTTCCGATAGATTTAAAAGATATTCCTTCCCTCATAGACCTTGCAAAGAAGTTAAAAGAAGAAAGCAGATTAGACGGGGTCTTTACTGCAGCTACGGACTTTTCAGTATCGGTTGCAGCCGTTGCAGAAAGCTGTTCCCTTCCCGGGCACAGCTTGGAAGCAGCCCGCCGCGCAAGCGATAAGGTCTTGATGAGGGAGTGCTTTGAAAAACACGGAGTTCCCTCCCCTAAGTTTACCCATATTTTTAAAAACGAAATCGATGAGGCCCTTCAAATCTTAAAACAAAAAGCCATTCCCTTTCCTATTACGGTAAAACCTGCCGACAACATGGGAGCCCGCGGCTGCCGTTTGGTCTACTCCCAAGAGGAGTTAAGACCGGCCTTAGAAGATGCCGTAAACTTTTCGCGGAGCGGAAAGGCCATCGCCGAGGAGTTCATCGACGGTGAAGAGTTTTCGCTTGAAGCCCTAGTAGTAAACGGAGAGATTTTTTTAAATGCCCTCGCAGACAGGCATATTTTTTTCCCGCCCTATTTTGTCGAAATGGGGCATACAATTCCGTCGAGTAAGGGCAAGGAAGAATGTGATGAGCTTATAAGAGTTTTTTGCCTAGGCATAAGGGCCTTGGGGCTTACAAACGGAGCAGCCAAGGGAGATATTTTTTTGCGAAAAGCCGATCCTAAAAAGGGCGGCAAACGGACTGCCTGTGTAGGCGAAATCGCAGCCCGCCTTTCAGGGGGCTACATGTCAGGCTGGACGGTTCCCTACTCTTCGGGCTTTAATGTAACTAAGGCTGCAGTCAAAATCGCCCTAGGCGAACCCGTAGATGAGCTTCCCATAGGTAATGCCGCCCGATTTAATGCAGAACGGGCCGCCCGATTTAGTGCTGAAAGAGCTTGGATTTCGGTGCCGGGCATAATAAAAAAAATAGAAGGGCTTGAAGAAGCAAGAATCACAAAAAACGTAAAAGATGTTTTACCCCGCCTCTTTGAAAATGATGAGGCTGTCTTTCCTAAAAACAATGTAGAAAAATGCGGCAATATCCTAAGCTCTGCAGAAAGCTATGAGGAAGCAGTCAAGGCAAGCATGGAGGCCGTCCAAAAAATCTTTTTGCGCCTTGAAAAAGCAAACAGCAAAACAAATCTTTTTTTTGAAAAGACAAACCCTTCGATAGCTCTGCAAAATAATTATCCGCCGAACTTTTTTAAATTTCCGCAAAACAAAAGCACAGAGAAAATTAAAAACAAAAGCTTCGATGAATTATTGGAAAATTCTATTTTGATAGAAGAAGATGGAATTCTCTACCCTTCATTTTTTAAAGATTTTTTAAATACGGCCTTTGATGTTCACGGCCTTTCAATTCGGGAAGCAATAAAAAAATCGTTTGACCTTGAACCTAAGCTAAAAGAAAAGATGCTCAAGACTCAAAAAATAGGAGAGCCCTTAAGCCCTCATCTCGTCTTATGGTGGAAGTACTTTATCCGCGGCAGCCGCCAAGGACTGATTTATTATTTTGACACCGAGCTTTGCGGTTAAAATTCCACCGAAATAACAGATACTCCATCGGATGCTTGGCAGGCGAAAAATGAGGCGGTAAAGCCGGTTTGTTCCGTGTATTCCTTCCCCACCCTTTCGGCAAAGTCTTCAAAGCCGTCCTTGTGAACGATGGCGATAGCACAGCCTGAAAAGCCTGCCCCTGTCATCCTTGCACCGATACAGCTTTTTTCTTTTACGGCTGCAAAGAAAAGAGCATCCAGTTCTTTTCCGGTAACCTCGTAATCGTCTTTTAAGGAAAGGTGGGATTGGTTTAGATAATCGCCTAAAAGTTTTAAGTCCTTATTTTTTAAGGCCTCGGCACTCCGCCTTACCCTATCCATCTCGGTAACGCAATGCCTTACCCTGCGGGCAATTTTTTCTCCCAAATTGGAAGTCAAGCTTTGTTCCAAACTTTCAAAATCGGAAACGCTTAGATCGCACAAAAAATCTATATCCCTTTCTTTTTGTAAAAAGGCAAGGGCTTTTTCACATTCTTCCTTTCTTTCATTATATTTCGATTCCGTCAATTTACGGGGCTTATTTGAATTCATAATTACAATTCGGTAAGGCTCGGTTTCGAGAGGAATGTACTCATACTCCAGTGAGGAAGTGTCTAAAAGCAGAGCCTGATTTTTTTTGCCCATGCCTATCGAAAACTGATCCATAATGCCCGACTTTAGACTTAAGAATTCGTTTTCGACACGTCGGCCGGTTTTAGCAAGCTCAACTCCGCTGATTTCAAAACCGAAGGCATGAGAAATAATTTTGCCGAAACAAAGTTCCAAGGCAGCAGAAGAAGAGATACCGCTTCCTTGCGGAATATCGCTTGTGATTAAAAGTTCAAAACCGGTGTCGGCCTTTAAGCCCCTTTCTTTTAAAAACAAAAACATTCCGTTTAAATAATTTGCAAAATCGTTATCTTTATCAAAGGCTAAATTTCCGTCAAGCTCAAATTCAAAAACTTTTTCCGATTTAACCGAGCGGTAAATTATTTTTTTATCCCGCCGTTTACGCAGGGCAATCCTTAAATATAAATTCACTGCCGCAGGAAGCACAAGCCCCCCGTTATAATCTATGTGTTCGCCTATTATATTTATGCGAGCAGGTGAAGCCGCAAAAATAATTTTTTCTTCAGAATTCCCGTAAAAAGAAATAAAGGCATTTTTTAATTCTTGTAATTGTATATCGTTTGTTAAGTTCAAAGTTTTCCTACTCCTTTATTTTATATATAATGCTTACATGGATGCCGAGAGCATAGTAATTTATATTCTAGTCATTGTTAATTCATGTTGTAAGGCTTTTTCTATTTCCGCTACGCTTGTACCTTGAAATGTAATAACATCACGAGTATTTATAACATCTCCATGTAATATTTTTGCTTCCGGATCATATTCTATTTTTCCGATATATCCCTTATATTCAATCATTTTTTACTCCTGCGTTTTCTATAAAACAGTTAAATCCCCTACTTCTCGGCGTAGATGAGGCTGCTTTGGATGTAGTTTTTTATTTCCAAGCCGTGGCCCCATTTTTTGGCATACTCGTCGGACACCTCTTTAGAGCTTATGTTGATATTTTTAAAGCCGATTTTTTCGAAGGCTGTTTTGATCTGCTCCGCAGACCAGGCTCCGCCCACTCAGGTTTTTACCATATTGGGATCGGATATCCATTCTTGGGGCAGGGCTTTTTTTAAGGTGATATCCGAAATAGCCGTTCTCCCACCTTTTCTGAGGCAGCGGTAAATCTCGGAATAAACTCCGTATTTATCCGTAGACAGGTTTATTACGCAATTACTCATTATTAGGTCTAAGGAATTATCGGGAAGAGGAATATTTTCAATCTCGCCTAGAATAAATTCGCAGTTGGTAAAGCCGTTTTTTAAGGCTATTTCAGAAGCACGGCTTATCATGGTTTCGGAGCCGTCAAGCCCGAAGACCTTTCCGTTTTTACCCACAGCCTTTGATGCAATAAAACAGTCAAGCCCGCGTCCGCAGCCTAGGTCAAGGACGCTTTCGTTTAGACGAGGCTTGGCCGCCTCTTGAGGATTGCCGCAGCCGAGCCCTAAGTCCGCTTCCTTAGGTATGCCTGCCAGATCTTTAGCGGCATAGCCTATTGAGGCTGTTATCTTTTCGGCTTCTCCGTTTACCGCAAGATTTTCCCTTGCCAAATTTTCATAGTGCTCTTTTACGGCATCCTTAATCGCGTTTTTATCGTAAGCACTTTTATCGTAATTGTTTTTATCGTAACTCATTTAAATCTCTTAAGACTTATTTTTTCTTTAGGTACTTTACGCTGTCTAAGGCAACAGCCGCGATGATGATAAAGCCCTTAAACACAAACTGCAAGTTGGTGTCTATTCCTAAAAAGGTTAAACAGTAGGTAAGGCTTGTAAAGATGATAACGCCTATTACGGCACCGCTTATCTTCCCTATACCGCCGTTAAAGGAGATGCCTCCTACAACACAGGCAGCAATGGCATCAAGCTCATATCCCTGTCCTGTTCCTGCACTTGCATTGGCCCTAAAAGCTTCAAGGAAGGAGCCTACACCGTAAAATACACCGGCCATAATGAAAACTCCCATGGTAACCCTAAAAACGCTTATTCCGCTTACAGCTGCAGCTTCGGAATTTCCGCCTACTGCATACATATTTTTTCCGAAGGTAGTTTTATTCCAAATAAACCATGCAATTACAATTGCGGCCAAAGCAGGGATTATAAGCTTAGGCAGAGTAATCATCTCGTTATTTACAATACCCAAAATCCACCTTCCGCCGAGCAAATCTTTTACCTCGTTATCGATTGAACCGACAGGAGTTCCGCTCGTGCCGAAAAACAAAAGTCCATAGATAATAAGCTGAGTTGCAAGCGTCGAAATAAATGGATGAATCTTGAGGCGGGCCGAAAAGAATCCTGCAAAGGCACTAAATAAAACGCAGAGAACTATTGAAAGTCCTAAAGAAAGTACCAAGCGCCAAACCATAGGCACAGTAGTAAAATCCCATGGACCTAGACCGAAAAAGGTAACAATATTAAGCCCCGGATGTAAAATCAATCCCGTAATAACCGAACCCAGAGCAACCATTCTTCCTATGCTTAAGTCCGTACCGGCTAAAAGAATAAGACCTGCAACACCGAGGGCGTAAAACATTCTTGTCGAAGCCTGTTCCAAAATCGTAAAGATATTGGGAAGGGATAGAAGGTTTCCATTT
This genomic window contains:
- a CDS encoding Nif3-like dinuclear metal center hexameric protein, which gives rise to MKLKDLDLYFTELLNIDDFASQDLSQNGVQVQNSGKEIKKVAFAVDACLQSIKEAAERKADMLFVHHGLLWSRSLRIMGNHYHRIKALLDNDIVLYAVHLPLDAHPLYGNNIGLARRLELENLKEFGMYRGINIGLYGSLPVKQGSEEGLEIDEIVNKLFPQGEKPANILPFGPKKIKTVGVISGGAASEIDDAIALGLDLYITGEIEHITYHNALENRINVIAGGHYQTETVGVQLVAKKLEIDTNLETCFIDIPTGF
- a CDS encoding ATP-grasp domain-containing protein — protein: MKENKKRILILGAGLMQGPAIRAAKELGCEVIAVDGNPNAVCAKEADKFFPIDLKDIPSLIDLAKKLKEESRLDGVFTAATDFSVSVAAVAESCSLPGHSLEAARRASDKVLMRECFEKHGVPSPKFTHIFKNEIDEALQILKQKAIPFPITVKPADNMGARGCRLVYSQEELRPALEDAVNFSRSGKAIAEEFIDGEEFSLEALVVNGEIFLNALADRHIFFPPYFVEMGHTIPSSKGKEECDELIRVFCLGIRALGLTNGAAKGDIFLRKADPKKGGKRTACVGEIAARLSGGYMSGWTVPYSSGFNVTKAAVKIALGEPVDELPIGNAARFNAERAARFSAERAWISVPGIIKKIEGLEEARITKNVKDVLPRLFENDEAVFPKNNVEKCGNILSSAESYEEAVKASMEAVQKIFLRLEKANSKTNLFFEKTNPSIALQNNYPPNFFKFPQNKSTEKIKNKSFDELLENSILIEEDGILYPSFFKDFLNTAFDVHGLSIREAIKKSFDLEPKLKEKMLKTQKIGEPLSPHLVLWWKYFIRGSRQGLIYYFDTELCG
- a CDS encoding galactokinase, which produces MNLTNDIQLQELKNAFISFYGNSEEKIIFAASPARINIIGEHIDYNGGLVLPAAVNLYLRIALRKRRDKKIIYRSVKSEKVFEFELDGNLAFDKDNDFANYLNGMFLFLKERGLKADTGFELLITSDIPQGSGISSSAALELCFGKIISHAFGFEISGVELAKTGRRVENEFLSLKSGIMDQFSIGMGKKNQALLLDTSSLEYEYIPLETEPYRIVIMNSNKPRKLTESKYNERKEECEKALAFLQKERDIDFLCDLSVSDFESLEQSLTSNLGEKIARRVRHCVTEMDRVRRSAEALKNKDLKLLGDYLNQSHLSLKDDYEVTGKELDALFFAAVKEKSCIGARMTGAGFSGCAIAIVHKDGFEDFAERVGKEYTEQTGFTASFFACQASDGVSVISVEF
- a CDS encoding methyltransferase; translation: MGGAWSAEQIKTAFEKIGFKNINISSKEVSDEYAKKWGHGLEIKNYIQSSLIYAEK
- a CDS encoding methyltransferase domain-containing protein gives rise to the protein MSYDKNNYDKSAYDKNAIKDAVKEHYENLARENLAVNGEAEKITASIGYAAKDLAGIPKEADLGLGCGNPQEAAKPRLNESVLDLGCGRGLDCFIASKAVGKNGKVFGLDGSETMISRASEIALKNGFTNCEFILGEIENIPLPDNSLDLIMSNCVINLSTDKYGVYSEIYRCLRKGGRTAISDITLKKALPQEWISDPNMVKT
- a CDS encoding galactoside ABC transporter permease, translated to MENKSNEKVDLTDFSFFNEDKKLAEYGKALHDLRKDGVDKIASLKNHIYALKKNRLIDDEVKASSIDEYKKGIEAAKKIALENKEAEKKLAAEAVAYSNKLFKDNIQDFIKSENQKQEQCKAEYESQIASIMQENEAEKKALHDEYAETKDSGELTRKLNVLKFQLNSSLAEAKNKYRDAVAASKEAKNQAYIDHVQKNISLRNGRTNFKENMILNFKDYVYKFKLSSFLLSNGLYLAILVFFIVCIIVAPLSGNGNLLSLPNIFTILEQASTRMFYALGVAGLILLAGTDLSIGRMVALGSVITGLILHPGLNIVTFFGLGPWDFTTVPMVWRLVLSLGLSIVLCVLFSAFAGFFSARLKIHPFISTLATQLIIYGLLFFGTSGTPVGSIDNEVKDLLGGRWILGIVNNEMITLPKLIIPALAAIVIAWFIWNKTTFGKNMYAVGGNSEAAAVSGISVFRVTMGVFIMAGVFYGVGSFLEAFRANASAGTGQGYELDAIAACVVGGISFNGGIGKISGAVIGVIIFTSLTYCLTFLGIDTNLQFVFKGFIIIAAVALDSVKYLKKK